In a single window of the Bufo bufo chromosome 5, aBufBuf1.1, whole genome shotgun sequence genome:
- the LRATD2 gene encoding protein LRATD2: MGNQVEKLTHLSYKEVPTADPTGVDKDEGPRIGVSYIFSADDDDLEEPGHDPDKQRSLQEDLQYDHCNEVECSVYYRDECIYEKGFGAGDQLITYSPENLLNKCKPGDLVEFVAKNQYPHWVVYVGDFQVVHLYRLEITNSFLTDASQGRRGRIVNDQYKFKPLCPEMVVQNAMEQVGAKDQELSWRNSECFAAWCRYGKREFKIGGEIRIGKQPYRLKIQLSEKKSHTLEFQSLEDLVMERRRNDQIGKTAVLQELSNHLHAEDEVRTDHNAS, encoded by the coding sequence ATGGGTAACCAGGTGGAGAAACTGACCCATCTAAGTTACAAAGAAGTCCCAACGGCAGATCCCACAGGGGTGGATAAGGACGAGGGACCTAGAATCGGAGTCTCCTACATCTTCTCTGCTGATGACGATGACTTGGAGGAGCCAGGACATGACCCCGACAAGCAAAGATCTCTCCAAGAGGATCTGCAATACGACCACTGCAATGAGGTGGAGTGTTCGGTTTATTATAGGGATGAATGTATTTATGAAAAGGGGTTTGGGGCCGGGGACCAGCTGATCACTTACTCCCCTGAGAACCTATTGAATAAATGCAAGCCTGGGGACCTGGTGGAGTTTGTAGCCAAGAACCAGTATCCCCACTGGGTGGTGTACGTGGGTGACTTTCAAGTGGTACATTTATACAGACTGGAGATCACCAACAGCTTTCTGACTGACGCCAGCCAGGGCCGGAGGGGCAGGATTGTCAACGACCAATATAAATTCAAACCACTGTGCCCCGAGATGGTGGTACAGAATGCCATGGAGCAGGTGGGGGCGAAAGACCAGGAGCTGAGCTGGAGGAACTCTGAGTGCTTTGCAGCTTGGTGTCGATATGGAAAAAGAGAGTTCAAGATCGGAGGCGAGATCAGGATAGGCAAACAGCCCTACAGGTTAAAGATCCAGCTGTCCGAAAAGAAAAGCCACACGTTGGAATTTCAAAGCCTGGAGGACCTGGTCATGGAGCGGAGGAGGAACGATCAGATCGGAAAGACGGCGGTTCTCCAGGAACTCTCCAACCACCTCCACGCTGAAGATGAGGTCAGGACTGATCACAATGCCAGCTGA